One Danio aesculapii chromosome 11, fDanAes4.1, whole genome shotgun sequence genomic region harbors:
- the gpr25 gene encoding probable G-protein coupled receptor 25: MASSAEMALSGITSEYEYDYPMNSTDEIPVYTPSEAELLPMSKIYIPVLYIIMFLTGSLGNLFVIMVIGKRHKKSGRLVDTFVLNLALADLVFVLTLPMWAVSARYDEWPFGEALCKISSFIIAVNRFSNIFFLTCMSVDRYLAVVRLMDSRFLRNSSCAQITCGIVWMVSFILGSPSLVYRRLINETVCSEDSESSFVQGMNLLTIFLTFLLPVLILGLCYGSILVNLRRLSHNPANTRTDARRRHSVKIVFAIISAFLISWLPFNSFKAIHVVLLISNRVPNEVIHRGLVLSCCLAFLNSCVNPAIYFFLDQHFRSRASMLCLSCLGQNDQAHQSYITSNSFSNGTSETCSGNTSTRGRLFSLTQKE, encoded by the coding sequence ATGGCAAGCAGCGCAGAGATGGCACTCTCTGGCATTACAAGCGAATATGAATATGACTATCCAATGAATTCCACAGATGAGATTCCAGTCTACACCCCTTCCGAGGCTGAACTGCTTCCCATGTCTAAAATCTACATTCCTGTGCTGTACATCATCATGTTTCTCACCGGCTCTTTGGGGAACCTGTTTGTGATTATGGTCATTGGCAAGCGGCACAAGAAAAGTGGACGCCTGGTAGACACCTTTGTGTTGAACCTGGCACTAGCCGACCTCGTGTTTGTTCTCACGCTGCCAATGTGGGCAGTTTCGGCCCGTTATGACGAGTGGCCCTTTGGTGAGGCGTTATGCAAGATTAGCAGCTTTATCATTGCGGTTAACCGCTTTTCCAACATCTTCTTCCTCACCTGCATGAGCGTGGACCGATACCTGGCAGTGGTGCGCCTAATGGACTCTCGGTTTCTCCGCAACAGCAGTTGTGCACAAATAACTTGTGGCATCGTCTGGATGGTTTCCTTCATTCTGGGATCTCCATCTCTGGTGTACCGTCGCTTGATCAACGAAACGGTGTGCTCTGAAGATTCAGAATCCTCTTTTGTCCAAGGAATGAATCTTCTGACTATATTTCTAACCTTCTTGCTCCCCGTACTCATTCTAGGTCTCTGTTATGGATCAATTTTGGTCAACCTGCGACGTCTGTCTCACAATCCTGCCAACACACGCACTGATGCCAGACGAAGGCATTCGGTTAAGATTGTGTTTGCCATCATTTCAGCCTTTCTGATCTCCTGGCTTCCATTCAATAGCTTCAAGGCCATCCATGTTGTGTTACTGATAAGCAATAGAGTTCCTAATGAGGTCATACATAGAGGACTCGTGCTCTCCTGCTGCCTGGCATTTCTCAACAGCTGCGTCAATCCGGCTATCTACTTCTTTCTCGATCAGCATTTCAGAAGCAGAGCTTCCATGTTGTGTCTGAGCTGTCTGGGTCAAAACGACCAAGCGCACCAGAGTTACATCACCTCGAATTCTTTCTCCAACGGCACTTCTGAGACCTGCTCTGGAAATACATCAACCCGCGGGCGGCTTTTCTCACTTACTCAAAAGGAATGA